The Candidatus Glassbacteria bacterium DNA window GCCAGCGGGTGGATGACCTGGACGAACTGCTGCGCGCTCTCGACGACCGGTTCGACTGGATGGAGCGAACCGGAGTGTACGTGGGCGTCAAATGCGCGATGGCCTACGACCGGATTGTCCGTTATGAGGACGTGCCGCGCGAGGTGGCCGAGAAAATTTTCTACCGGATTCACGGCGGCGAGAGTGTTGGCGCGATGGAGCGACTGCCGTTCGAGGATTTCATGCTCAACCAGGTGGCCCGCCGGGTGGGCGAGCGGGGTCTGGTGATGCAGGTCCATGCCGGGATCCTGGCCGGTGGAACTGGCAATATCTCACGTACCAACGTGATCCACATGAACAGTCTGTTCGCCCGTCACCCCCGGACGAAATTCGCGGTGTTCCACGGCAGTTTCCCCTACATGGGCGAGCTGGCGTCAATAGCCAAGAATTTCGCCAACGTTTACATTGATAACTGCTGGATGCCGATAATATCGCCCAGCCAGACCCGTGAATGGATGCACTCCTGGATAGAGACTGTGCCGCTGAACAAGCTGATGGGTTACGGTGGCGACTATAATTTCCCGGACGGCAGCTACGGGCACAGCCTGGCGGCGCGGCATATCCTGGCCGAGGTGCTGAGCGAGAAGGTTCGCGAGGGTTATTTCACCGAGGACGAGGCGGAGTGGGCGGCAAACCGTATCCTGCGCCAGAACGCGGTCGACCTGTTCGGACTGGAACGGTTTCTGGACTAGCAGGATATGCAGTGGAGAGGAAAGGATGGACCATGGACGGGGGGGAGCAGCTGAAATTCAAGTGCGGAGCTTGCGGCTGGACAGGCACGGGCCCAGAGGCAATGAAACCCTCGGGCGAAATAAGAGAGGATTGGGAGCGCGTGTGGAGGTTCCGCAAGGGATTGAAAGACGAGTTCGGTACCCAGTTCTACCTGGGTACGATCAAATGGGAAAACGAGCTCGACAACAACCAGGTTTGCCCGGTCTGCGCCGGGGAAGCGAGCAGGGTGGAGGAGGAGTGATTCGGAATTACAGTATGCTTGATAAACTTTGACGGGAATATTCTGCTATTTCTTTTAGAGAGAGTTCGTTTTTGCTTACTAGTAAGTAATGTTTCTCAAAAATGATTCTGATCTGGTCCTCGTGTTTAGTGAATGAAAATATTACGATAACATCGTCTTTTAAAAACTGCGCGGCTAAAGGTCGACATATCATATTCGGAAATTTAGTCTCACCGAATGCAAAGTATTGTTCTATTTGGATTCGACCAATCTTGTCTTTTTCGCCTTTTGCTTCTACTGGGATTATATAGTGAGCACCTCGTTGGTCAATTCCCACATAGACTTCATCAATTTCAACTTGACCTATATCTTTAATTTTTGTACGTAAATGGTTTTGAAGAGAATAACAAGTGGCACCTGTAAATATATCGATGATTCTATTATATCTGATTTTTGCTAAGAGAGCCTGTTCGTTGTTAAGTGCATATTTGTCAATTACTCCTGGAGTTGAATTCAAGA harbors:
- a CDS encoding endonuclease; translated protein: MRSNYDKIISKLFFAKYRDGDNEIDFTKEDLEKLNAAYNIRNLPDVLYHFRSRYPLPKKIRDSAKNNCEWIIRATGEYGGTAHYKFIQFPILDLTPNKSLIETKILNSTPGVIDKYALNNEQALLAKIRYNRIIDIFTGATCYSLQNHLRTKIKDIGQVEIDEVYVGIDQRGAHYIIPVEAKGEKDKIGRIQIEQYFAFGETKFPNMICRPLAAQFLKDDVIVIFSFTKHEDQIRIIFEKHYLLVSKNELSLKEIAEYSRQSLSSIL
- a CDS encoding amidohydrolase family protein, whose translation is MNLVKVLLPLVFLMAAMILGACTGGAGKRDKRVDSSTGWLGGQRADEDKLFARVKGAVDAVRMIDTHEHQVSEKYWLENEYSLFSWFIQPWFGQYAGGDMVSAGLKPEDLEKLRDRSVAMEKRWEIVSPWWPFARTTGFGQSVRLAARDIYGVAEINDSTWAELNRRIIAGHKPGHYRRVLYEMSGIDVMILDQNVRADPYVHSDFVKPDVRPRVALVKRFDDTFIRLTSDSLSLIERDWGQRVDDLDELLRALDDRFDWMERTGVYVGVKCAMAYDRIVRYEDVPREVAEKIFYRIHGGESVGAMERLPFEDFMLNQVARRVGERGLVMQVHAGILAGGTGNISRTNVIHMNSLFARHPRTKFAVFHGSFPYMGELASIAKNFANVYIDNCWMPIISPSQTREWMHSWIETVPLNKLMGYGGDYNFPDGSYGHSLAARHILAEVLSEKVREGYFTEDEAEWAANRILRQNAVDLFGLERFLD